In the genome of Balneola sp., one region contains:
- the tadA gene encoding tRNA adenosine(34) deaminase TadA, whose protein sequence is MDQPEAPIWQQHQKFMAQALFLAEKAFEEGEVPVGAVVVYENKIVGKGYNQVEKLTDPTAHAEILAITAACDTLNEKYLSDCTLYVTLEPCPMCAGALVWSKIGRVVFGASDIKSGGCGSVFNITDNQHLNHRIETIQGILEQDCEYLLKSFFQSKRLTS, encoded by the coding sequence ATGGATCAACCAGAAGCGCCTATTTGGCAACAGCATCAAAAATTCATGGCTCAAGCCTTATTTCTTGCTGAGAAGGCTTTTGAGGAAGGAGAAGTACCCGTAGGTGCAGTTGTAGTGTATGAAAACAAAATAGTAGGAAAGGGATACAATCAGGTAGAAAAACTAACAGATCCAACTGCGCATGCTGAAATTCTTGCAATTACTGCTGCTTGTGATACTTTAAATGAAAAATACCTTAGTGATTGTACCCTATATGTAACGTTAGAGCCATGTCCTATGTGCGCTGGAGCGTTAGTATGGAGTAAAATAGGAAGGGTAGTATTTGGAGCTTCTGATATAAAATCAGGAGGTTGTGGAAGTGTATTCAACATTACAGATAACCAACACCTGAATCATAGAATTGAAACTATTCAAGGTATATTAGAACAGGACTGTGAGTACCTCCTAAAATCTTTTTTTCAGTCTAAAAGATTAACCTCCTAG
- a CDS encoding adenine phosphoribosyltransferase — MQKEEERIIHYIAESIRTIPDFPKPGIQFKDITTLLNDREALKLTTQMLAKPFENLDIDYVLGLESRGFLFGTNIASKLNAGFVPIRKPGKLPAEAISESYELEYGQDSLEIHKDAFPENSKVIIHDDLIATGGSAAAATRLVERLGGEVIGYSFIIELGFLNGRDALKKHITVESLIIL, encoded by the coding sequence ATGCAAAAAGAAGAAGAAAGAATTATTCATTATATCGCTGAGAGTATTAGAACCATTCCGGATTTTCCAAAACCGGGAATACAATTTAAGGACATAACTACTCTTCTAAATGATAGAGAAGCACTAAAACTTACCACTCAAATGTTGGCTAAGCCTTTTGAGAACCTAGATATTGACTACGTTCTTGGATTAGAGTCGAGAGGTTTTCTTTTTGGGACGAATATAGCCTCGAAACTAAATGCAGGTTTCGTACCCATTCGAAAACCAGGGAAATTACCAGCTGAAGCAATTTCTGAATCCTACGAGCTCGAATATGGTCAAGATTCTCTTGAAATTCATAAGGATGCCTTTCCAGAAAACTCTAAAGTCATCATTCATGATGATCTTATTGCTACAGGAGGTTCAGCGGCTGCAGCTACTCGATTAGTTGAACGACTTGGAGGAGAAGTAATTGGCTATTCTTTCATCATTGAATTGGGATTTTTAAATGGGAGGGATGCTTTAAAAAAACATATAACTGTAGAATCTCTGATTATCCTTTAG